One Ilumatobacter coccineus YM16-304 genomic window, GGACCGTCGATCGGCGGATGCCCGGTCTTTCCGTCCGACAACGCCTGGAACACGAACATCGCCGATGCGCCGCTGCACCCGCGCAGCGATGCGTTCATAGCGTCGATCCAAGCGAGTGGCGGCAACCGGCTGCATCCCGACTTCGGCGAGCACCCGAACTACGGCATCCCGTACATCGTCGTACCCGCCGACCAGCCGACCGTGCCGATCACCTACGACGCCTACGGCGACGAGAGCGACCCCGGACCGTTTCCATTGCCACTCGACGCCCCGATCGAAGGCGTGCCGGGAGCGACGACCGGCGACCGCCATGCGATCGCACTACGACAGGGAACGTGCGAACTCTTCGAGCTCTACGTGGCACGACCCGATTCGACCGGATGGACCGCCGCCTCGGGAGCACGCTTCGATCTGAGCTCGAACGACCTCCGGCCGCTCGGCTGGACGAGCGCCGACGCCGCCGGACTGCCCATCCTGCCGGGCCTGGTTCGGTACGACGAGGTCGAGGCCGGCGTGATCCGCCACGCCATCCGAGTCACGTTCAGCCGAACACAGCGGGGCTACATCCTCCCGGCGACGCACTTCGCATCGAGTCGCACCGACCCCGATCTTCCGCCGATGGGGCTGCGGCTGCGCATGCGTGCCGATCACGACATCAGCCGTCTCACCGGCCAAGCCCGCGTGATCGCCCAGGCGATGAAGGACTACGGATTGATCGTCGCCGACAACGGATCGAACTGGTTCTTCCAAGGAGCACCCGACCCCGGCTGGGACGACGACGACCTCGGCCAGTTGAAGTCGATCCCCGGCACAGCGTTCGAGGTGGTCGACACCGGCCCGATCATCACCGACTGAGGGTGATTTCTGCCCAGGCTCGATGTCGTCGCGGGTTGACGGGGCGGTCAGTCGAGGTCGGTGTAGGCGCGGAAGCGTCGGGCGACTTCTTCCTTGCCGATCACTTCGATCGAGTCGTCGCCGCGCTTGTCCCGGCGCCACAGCCACAGCCACAAGCTCTGGGCCGGGCCACGAACGGCTGCATCACCCTTGCGGTGCTCGCGCGTGAACGTGCAGCTCGGCTCCTTCACGTTCGAGATGTACCACTCGCCGCGATCCTGCTGTCCCTCCGGCATGTCGGTGCAGTGGAGATGCACCGTGCCGCCGACCTTCATCTCTCCCTCCCGGCGCTCGCGGCCGCAGAAGTAGGTGAGGAACTCGTCGATGCCGTCGGCGGCGACGACCGTCGGCACGTCGTAGGGAACGCGAACGGTCGTCGCGAGGTCGTGGCGGTGCATCGCCGACTCCAGCGCCATCCGCCGACGGACCCAGGCAGCGTCGAGCGTCGCGCCCGTCCAGGTCCACGCCGGTTGATCGAGCGGCGCATCGACGAGTGCCGAGAACAACGCGTTGTGTGTGGCGGCGAGCCAGTCGACCAGTTCCGGCCCGTCGACCCTCGCCGGCGTCTGGATCGCCCGGAGAGCGGTGCGCTCGGTGATGCCGTCGGCGACGATGTGGGCCCAGAAGTTCCACACCTCGGCCTGATGGTTGGCCAGGTCGCTGACTCGCCAGCCCGGGCAGGCCGAGATCATGAGGTCGGGGTCGGCCGACGAGACGAGGTCGATGAATGCCACGCCGTTCGTCTGCAGAACGTCGAGTGCGTCGTAGGGCAAATCCATACACCGAAACTAACCCTGCGGACGCCGACTACCGTGCGTGCCGATGAGCGATCTCGAGTTCACCCACCTCGACCCCCACGGCCGCGCGCGCATGGTCGACGTCACGCCGAAGGAGCCGACCCACCGTCGCGCCGTGGCCCGATGCAAGGTCTTCATGAAGCCCGAGACGACGGCAGCGATCGCCAACCGAGAAGTGAAGAAGGGCGACGTGTTGTCGGTCGCCCGAGTGGCCGGCATCCAAGCCGCCAAGCGCACCTCCGACATGATCCCGCTGTGCCACCCGTTGCTGATCGGCGCCGTCTCGGTCAACTTCGAGATCGGCGATGACTACGTGGCGATCGAAGCGCACGTCGACTGCGTCGAGCGGACCGGCGTCGAGATGGAAGCGCTGCACGCGTGCAGCACCGCGGCACTCACCGTCTACGACATGTGCAAGTCGGCCGATCGCGGGATGACCATCGGTGAACTCGCCCTCTGGGAGAAGACCGGAGGCAAGTCCGGCACCTACCGGCGATCGTCAGAGGTCTGACAACTTGCATCGCGATCACCGCGATCGTTGCTCTCCCTGTCATAATCGCCATAGAATCGTCACATACGACGAAGCGGTTGTGGATCAACCCCGGAACTTCATCGTCTGACACGGAACTCACATGGCTCAACTCATTCTTCTCGTCGTCGCCGCCGCATGGCTCGCAGTCTTGATTCCCCCGATGCTTCGGTCTCGGGTCGAGAATCGGCCGAACTCCTCGGTCACCGACTTCCGCCGCCAGCTCACCAAGTTGCAGAACACGGCGACGCCACCTCGCGGCGCCGTTCGCGCGATGGGCCGGCCGTTGGCACAGTCGCCGCTGCACCGCCCCGCTGCCGCCGGCCGTCCGAACCAGCCCGTGCTCCGCTCCGGCGTCACGCGCCACGCAGCGCCGTCGGAGATCGCCGCGCGTACCGCAGCGCCGGCCATGTCGCCGACCGCTCCCGCGCCGCGCCGCACCGCCGACCGCACCGGTGAGCAGCCTCGCTACCGGTCGCACGGCGACCCCACCGGCGGCCAGCGTCGCCCCGCTGCTCCCCGCCACGGCGCATCGCATCGTGGGCATGGTGCACCGACTCGTCCGACGGAGCGCCCCGTGCGTGCCTCGGGCGCCGCAGCCGACGCCCGCCGGCGCCGCAGCAACGTCTTGTTCGTGCTCGTCGTCACCACGGCGTGCACCCTGTTCCTGGCCGCGACCACGTCGTCGACGGTCATGCTGTACCTGTTCGCACTCTCGTTCCTCGGGCTGTGCGGCTACGTCTACCTCCTCGCTCAGCTGCGCGAGCGGTCGAACGCCGGGTACGACGGCTGGATCGACACGTACTGATTTTCCAGCAGCGCGTGATCGGTTCTCACCGATACACTGCGCATCCCTCGGGGCTATAGCTCAGTTGGTAGAGCGCGTCGTTCGCAATGACGAGGTCAGGAGTTCAATTCTCCTTAGCTCCACTCCGAGAACCAGGTCGACCCAGCGTCGACCGGTACGGCACCCGGCCACTGCGGCCGGCGACCCGAGCGGCACCGCTCGAACCCCTCCCTCCGGCGGGTTCGTCGCGCCCCACCACGGTTGATCCGATCCAGGCCACACCCCGTCGCCAGAGGGTGATTTCTGCCCAGGCCAAGTGTGGTCGCGTGGGGGTGATTTTTGGCCAGGCCAAATGTGGTCGCGTGAGGGTGGTTTTTGCCCAGGCCAGATGTGGTCGCGTGGGGGTGATTTTTGCCCAGGCCAGATGTGGTCGCGTGGGGTCAGCGGACGTGGGATGCGAGGGCGGCTGATTCGCGGGCGTGGAGCGCGGCGTTGACCCGTTGGCGTTCGAGGATCTGTTCCTGCGTCTTGAGCGCCTGTTCGATGGGATGCTCGGCGAAGAACTGCTGCACCTCGTCGACCAGCTCGGGATCGGTGAGCAGCTTCACCGAATCGATCATCCGGCTGATCGTGTTGGACGGGAACCGGTCGACGGCGTCGGCCCAGTGATCGCGCAGGAAGCGCCACGCCTGAGCACCGTGATGGCGGTTGGCGATGGCCATCCGCAGCACGAACGGCGCGTTCTGCGTCTTGACCGCATCGCTCATCGCGTAGTCGCACGTCCGCTGCATCAAGTCGGCGTCGTCGAAACTCGTCAACGCGTAGAGGTGACGCAACTGGTTCTGCGGGGTCGACGGTGTCTCGAACCCGGCGATCATGAGCTCGTAGTCGGCCACGCTGCCCGTCGCCGCCACCACCGAGGTGGCTGCCGACGTGAGCTCGGGATCGACCGAGCGTGGATCGTCGGTGGCCGCAGCGAACATCTCGCGGCAACGTGCGATCGTGTCGGCGTCGTTGCCGAGCACGCCGAGCGTCGAGGTGAGCAGGCCGCGCAGCGTGCTGGTGAGGTCGCTCTCGTCGTCGGTCGGATCGCCGAGCGCTGTCAACGCCGGGCCGACGAGTGAGCGCACCATCTCACGGAACCGCTCGAGCGGCTCGTCGTCGAGCAGTCGCGACAGGCCGCGCAGCGCCACCGTGATCGCCTGCCACACCGCGAGCTCGCGTTCGTCGCCGAACCCCATGAGCATGTCGAGCAGGTCGGCGGCCGACATCTGACCGGCGACGGTCGCCGACCAGGCGTCGTCGACGAGGCTGTAGCGCTCGAGGGTGCTCATCGACGCCAACACGTCGCCCGAGAGGCGCGAGCGCAGTTCGCTGTCGTACGCGACCCGGAAGAACCCGTGGCCGCCGGCGTTGACCACGACCGCTCCGTCGGGATCGGCGAGCGGGACCGAAACGGGTCCTGCGGCATCGAGCAGCAGGCGGGTCGTGTCGTCGCCGTTGCGGACGTGCACCGGGATCGCCCAGATCGTGTCGTCGTCGGACGTCGTGAACCCGAAGCGCTGCTGGCTGAGCTCGAGTGCGCCGTCGACCAGCGAGGCGGTGAGGATCGGGTAGCCGGGCTGCCAGATCCACGAGTCCATGATGCGACGGACCGGCTCGCCCGAGGTCGCCTCGATCGCGTCCCAGAGGTCGTTGGTCTCGGTGTTCGCGTACGAGTGGGTGCGCAGGTAGTGGTTGACGCCCTCGCGGAAGCTCTCGGGCGACAGGTACTGCTCGAGCATGCGCAGCAGCGCCCCACCCTTCTGATACGTGAGCACGTCGAACATGCCTTCGCAGTCGGCGGGGGAGCGGACCTCGAACTCGACCGGGCGGGTGCTCGCCAGTGAGTCGACGTCGAAGGCGGCGCTGCGTTCGAGACCGAAGCTGGTCCACCGCTGCCAATCGGGGCGGTAGGCGTCGCATGCGGCGATCTCCATGAACGTGGCGAACGCCTCGTTCAACCAGATGCCGTTCCACCAGCGCATCGTGACGAGGTCACCGAACCACATGTGGGCGAGTTCGTGCGCCACGACGTCGGCGACCCGCTGCTGTTCGTCCTGCGTGCTCGTGGCGGGGTCGACGAGGAGCACCGATTCGCGGAAGGTGATGCAACCGAGGTTCTCCATCGCACCGGCAGCGAAGTCGGGGAGGGCGACCAGGTCGACCTTGTCGCTGGGATACGCGATGCCGTAGTACTCCTGGAACCAGCGGAGGCAGAAAGCTCCCACGTCGAGGCCGAAGTCGGTCAGTGCACTCTTGCCCGGGACGTGCACGATGCGCAGTGGGATGCCGTCGACGTCGACCGGCTCGGTCGCTTCGAGGCGTCCGACCACGAACGCGACGAGATACGAACTCATCACCATCGTGTCGGCGAAGCGGATGACGGTGCGACCGTCGCTGCTGGTGCGCTCGATCTCGCGCCCGTTGGAGATGGCGGTCAGGTCGTCGTCGACGTCGAGCGTGATGCCGAAGACCGCCTTGTACTCGGGCTCGTCCCAGCACGGGAACGCCCGCCGACAGTCGGTGGCCTGCATCTGAGTGGTGGCGATGACCTGCTCGTTGCCGTCGCCGTCGACGTAGGTGCTGCGGTAGAACCCGCGCAGCTTGTCGTTCAGGCTGCCGGTGAACTCGATGTTGAGCGTGCCGGTGGTGAGCGTCATCGCGTTGGAGGCGGTGATCGTGAGCTGTTCGTTCGCCTCGTCGAGCGTGAACGAGGCCGGAGCGCCGTCGAAGGTGCACGCGGTGATGTCGAGCTCGGCAGCGTTGAGGACGAACGTGTCGGTCGGGGCCTCCGCCTCGACGTGGATGCGCACCGAGCCGACGAAGCTCGAGTCGTCGAGCGACGGGCGAAGGCGCACGTCGTAGCGCGTCGGACGGACGTGGGTGGGAAGTCGGTACGGGTCGGGTGACGTAGCGTCGGCCATGGGCTGAGAGTATCGGCGCCGAGGCCGGACGGGTAGCGTGTCTGGCCGTGCCGGAAACGTCGTCATCAGCAACTCCTCGACCCGCGCGGTTCGACGTCGCGGGCATCGGAAACGCTCTCGTCGACGTGATCGCCCACGCCGACGACGAGTTCCTCGCAGCTCACGAACTCGTCAAGGGTTCGATGACCCTCGTCGAGACCGAGCGTGCCGTCGAGCTCTACGCGGCGCTCGACGGAGCGGTCGAGATGAGCGGCGGATCTGCGGCCAACACGATGTGTGGCGTCGCCAGCTTCGGCGGGCGAGCTGCGTACATCGGCAAGGTCAACTCCGACGACCTCGGCGACGTGTTCGGGCACGACATGCGCGCGGTCGGCGTGGCGTTTCGTGGAGGCGGCCGTGACCACGGCACGCCGACCGGTCGCTGCGTCATCGTGGTCACCCCCGATGCCGAACGGACGATGAACACCTACCTCGGTGTGTCGAGCTTCCTGCAACCCGGCGATGTCGACGACGAGACTGTCGCCGATTCGACCGTGCTGTACATGGAGGGCTACCTGTTCGACCGTGACGACGCCAAGGCGGCGTTCCGACACGCAGCCCGCATCGCGCACGACAACGGCCGCACGGTGTCGCTCACCCTGTCGGACTCGTTCTGCGTCGATCGTCACCGCGCCGACTTCCGAGCGCTCGTCGCCGACGAGGTCGACCTGCTCTTCGGCAACGAAGACGAACTGCTCTCGCTGTACGAGGTCGAATCGTTCGACGAGGCCGTCGCAGCCCTGCGGGCCGAGTGCCGGCTCGCTGCGATCACTCGCGGCGCCGACGGCTGCGTCATCATCACGGCCGACGAAGTGATCGAGGTCGACGCGGTCCCGGTGCAACAGGTGCTCGACACGACCGGCGCAGGCGATCTGTTCGCCTCGGGGTTCCTCTACGGGTTCACGTCGGGAGCCGACCTCCGTGAGTGCGGTCGCCTCGGCTCGGTCGCCGCAGCCGAAGTGATCAGCCACGTTGGGCCGCGGCCGCTCGTCGAGTTGCATACTCTGGCCTGATGGTCGAAACGCCGCAACTCACCGCCGCCCTTCGCACCGCCGGTGCGTGGCTCGACGCCGAGCCCGACGACGACATCCGTCGAGAGCTCGATGAGCTCATCAGCGCCGCTCGCGCCGGAGATGCCGCGGCCGGCGACGACCTGATCGCACGCTTCGCCGGTCGCCTCCAGTTCGGCACCGCCGGGCTCCGTGCCGCCGTCGCGGCGGGCTCGATGCGGATGAACCGTCTGGTGGTCCGCCAGGCGGCTGCAGGACTCGGACGATGGCTGCAGGAGCAGGAGTCGGCGGGTGTGGTGGAACGCGCTGCCGAACGCGGTGTGGTGATCGCTCACGACGCCCGCCGCAAGAGCGATCTGTTCGCACTCGACACGGCACGTGTGCTGGCGGCGATGGGCATCCGGTCGATGTTGCATCCCGGGGTGCAGCCCACCCCGGTGCTCGCCTGGTCGATCACCGGTCTCGATGCGGCAGCGGGCGTGGTGGTCACGGCGTCGCACAACCCGCCGGCCGACAACGGCTACAAGGTGTTCCTCGACACCGGTTCGCAGATCGTGAGTCCGATCGACGAAGAGATCTCGGCGTGCATCGAGACGGTCGACCCGCTGTCGATCGCACTCGCTCCCGAAGACGACCATCTGATCCAACGCCTCGACCACTCGTGGCAGGAGGCGTACGTCGCCAGCGTGCCCGACGTGCGTCTCCGCCCGGAGGTGCCCGGTGTGCCCGTGGCGTACACCGCCATGCACGGCGTGGGGGCCGAGACGATCGAGATGGCCTTCACGGCGGCGGGGTTCGACACGCCCATCCCGGTCGTCGAACAGCACGTGCCCGACGGGACGTTCCCGACCGTGTCGTTCCCGAACCCCGAAGAGCCCGGGGCGATGGACCTGCTGCTCGCCACGGCCAGCGAATCGGGCGCCGCGATCGCGCTCGCGAACGATCCCGATGCCGACCGCCTGGGTGTGGCGATCCCGCAGCCCGACGGTTCGTGGCGCAAGCTGAGTGGCGACGAGATCGGGTGGTTGTTCGCCGATCACATCCTCGCCAACACGTCGGGCGACGATCGCCTCGTGGTGACCACCCTCGTCTCGTCGTCACTGCTGGCACGCATGGCTGCCGCCTACGGCGTGCACTCGGAGGAGACGTTCACCGGCTTCAAGTGGATCGGCAAGATCGCGACCGAACGGGTGAAGGTGGGCCAGCGGTTCGTCTTCGGGTACGAGCAGGCGCTCGGCTACCTCGTCGCGCCGCGACCGCTCGACAAGGACGGCATCACGGCCGCGGTGATGATGGCTGAGATCGCGGCGTGCGCCGAGGCCGATGGCACCACCGTGCAGGGGCGTCTGGATGCGATCGCCGCGCAGTACGGCCAGTACGTCACCGCCGAGTTGTCGGTTCGTCTCGACCCGAAGGTCGGAGCGCGCTGGGTCGCGTCGATCGAAGCGGCACCTCCGAGCGACGTGGGCGACCGGGCGGTCACGTCGGTGGCCACGTACCCCGAGGCGAACCTCGTTCGATTGATGCTCGACGGCGGTGTTCGCCTGCAGATCCGCCCGAGCGGCACCGAGCCGAAGGTGAAGTTGTACGGCGAGGCCGTCGATGTCGACGCCGACGTGCTCCACGATCTCCTCGCAGCACTCGCTTCGTCCGCTCCCTGACCGCCGATGGCGGTACGGTCGCGTGGGTGCTGACGACCGAGCAGGTGGCGAGTTTCGAGCGGGACGGATTCCTCGTGGTACCCGACTTCGTGTCGGGCGACGCCTGCGCCCGTCTGCGTGAGCGGGCGCTCGAGATCGTCGACGACTGGGAGCCGACCGAGCACCGCTCGGTCTTCACCACCAACGAGCAGGAGCGGGAGTCGAACGACGAGTTCTTGAACTCCGGAGCGACGACCTGGTGCTTCTTCGAAGAAGGCGCCTTCGACGCCGACGGCGCGCTCGCCCAACCCAAAGAACTCAGCATCAACAAGATCGGTCACGCGCAACACGACCTCGACGACGTGTTCGAGCAGTTCGCCTACGACCCCGATCTCGCCGAGGTCGCCGCCGATCTCGGGCTGGCCGACGCCATGGCGCTCCAGTCGATGTACATCTTCAAGCAGCCGCGCATCGGCGGTGAGGTCACCTGCCACCAGGACGCCACCTTCCTGTACACCGATCCGATCACCGTGACCGGATTCTGGTTCGCGATCGAAGACGCCACGATCGACAACGGCTGTCTGTGGGCCGCGCCCGGCGAGCATCGATCGCCGCTGCGGCAGCTCTTCAAGCGCAACGATCTCGACGATCCGGCCGCTGCCGACGGCACGGTCTTCGACGTGCTCGACCCGTCGCCGCTCCCGAGTCCACCGACCGACGTCGGCGACCCCTCGTCGGGTCGACTCGTCCCGCTCGAAGTGCCGGCGGGAACACTCGTCGCCCTCCACGGGCTGCTCCCGCACTGGAGCGGACCGAACCGCTCGGCGACGAGCCGCCACGCCTACAGCCTCCACTGCATCTCCGATGCAGCCGACTACCCCGACTGGAACTGGTTGCAACGACCCGACGACATGCCGTTGCGACCACTCGCCCGCTGATCGGGGAATCGCACCGAGCTGGCATCGGTAGCCTGAGAGGATGACGTCGGCTGAACTGATCAAACGAGCTCCCAAGGCGCTCCTCCACGACCACCTCGACGGTGGGCTCCGCCCCGAGACGGTCGTCGAGCTGGCCGCCGAATACGGCTACGACGGTCTGCCGACCACCGATGTGACCGAGCTCGGGCAGTGGTTCAACAAGGGCGCGAAGCGCAACGATCTCGTGCTCTACCTCGAGACGTTCGCCCACACCGGGGCCGTCATGCAGCACCGCGACGCGATCGAGCGGGTCGCCTACGAGTGTGCGCAAGACCTCGCGGCCGATGGTGTGGTCTACGCCGAGATCCGGTTCGCTCCTGAACTGCATCTCGAAGCGGGGCTCACGCTCGACGAGGTCGTCGAAACGGTCACGGCAGGATTTCGCCGCGGTTCGGAGGGCACCGACCTCACGATCTACGGCATCCTGAGCGCGATGCGTCAGGCGGCGCGCAGCTTCGAGATCGCCGAGCTGGCGATCCGCCATCGTGACAAGGGCGTCGTCGGGTTCGACATCGCCGGTCCCGAGGCCGGTTTCCCGCCCACCCGCCACCTCGACGCGTTCCAGTTGGTCAACCGGGAGAACTTCCATGCCACGATCCACGCCGGGGAAGCCTTCGGGCTGCCGTCGATCTGGGAAGCGGTGCAGTTCTGTGGCGCCGAGCGGCTCGGGCACGGCGTCCGCCTGATCGACGACATCACGGTCGACGACGACGGTGAAGCCACGCTCGGCCAGCTCGCCACCTACATCCGTGACCGCCGCATCCCGCTCGAGGTGTGCCCGACCTCCAACGTCAACACCGGGGTCGCGCCCACCATCGCCGAGCACCCGATCGGGCTGCTGCGCCGGCTCCGATTCCGCGTCACGCTCAACACCGACAACCGCCTCATGAGCGACACGTCGATGACCAATGAGATGGTCGAGTGCTGCGAGGCGTTCGGCTGGGGACTCGACGACCTCCAGTGGCTCACCGTCAACGCCGTCAAGTCGGCGTTCGCCCCGTTCCCCGAACGCATCAAGATCATCGACGGCATCGTCAAGCCGCGTTACGCGATGCTCAAGGCCGAGCAGCAACTCGGCGTCTGAGAGACTGCTGCCATGACCGTTCACACCGTTGTCGTCGACCATCCGCTGGTGCTCGACGCGCTGGCGACCATTCGCAACGTCGACACCCCGAACGCGCTGTTCCGCCAGAACCTCGAGCGCATCGGCATGCTGCTCATCGCCGAGGCGACGCAGTCGCTGCCCACCGTCGTCGGTGTGGTCACCACGCCGCTCACCGAGACCTCGGCGACGCGCCTCGCCGTGCAACCGATCATCGTGCCGATCCTGCGCGCCGGGCTCGGATTCCTCGCTCCGGCACAGCAGTTGCTGCCGAACGCCGACGTCGGCTTCATCGGCATCGCTCGCAACGAGGAGACGCATCAGCCCGAGCCGTACGTCAACAAGCTGCCCGACACCATGGCCGGCCGCCCCGTCATCGTGGTCGATCCGATGCTCGCCACCGGTGGGTCGTTGATCCACACGCTCGAGTTGCTCATCGAGAGCGGCGCCGAGCAGCCGTTGACCGTCGTGTGTGCGTTGTGTGCGCCCGAGGGCATCGAGGCCGTCGAGCAGTCGGGTATCGACGTGGTGCTCTACACGGCGTCGATCGACGATCACCTCAACGAGAACGCGTACATCGTCCCCGGCCTCGGCGACGCAGGCGACCGCCAGTTCTGATCCGGAGCCCGCTCAGCCGTCGACGCTGACCGTGGCGACCATGTCGGGGTGCAGCGTGCAGAACAGGCTGTAGACGCCGGGTTCGTCGAAGGTGAGCTCGAAGTTCGTGCCCGGTGACAGCAGCCCCGAGTCGAACGAGTCGAGCTGAGGATCTTCGAACGTGCCGGCGCTCACGGTGTGTGGCACCGCATCGACGTTGTTGAAGAACAGCGACTGTCCGACCGTGAGTTCGAGTTCGCCCGAGTAGGCGAAGTCGCTGATGAGCGACTGCTCCGCGCCGTCGGGGAAGTCGGAACCTCGCACCTGGCGGGTTTCGCGGATCGCGGTCGGGTCGCTGATCGGGGCCACCGTGGAGTTCCACATCGAGAACACACCGAGATCGTTGTCGTGCGCCGGGTCGACCCAGGCGTGGATCATCCAGCCGAGCGAGGCGCTGAAGTTGCCGCCCGCCGCGTCGCATTCCGACTTGGGCAGGAACGAGTCGCGCCCCTCGGCGGCGCCGCGGCAGAGGTTGTAGTGGATGTGCCAGTTGTCGAGCGGACCCGCGAAGGTCTCGGGGTGCTCGTTGCCGATGACCTGGGGCGGGATGATGAACGACGTGCCGATGAGCTGCATCGGTTCGCCGTCCCACACGCCGTCGCGGCACTGTCCGACCGGTCCGTCGGGCACCGTGTCGTCGGCGAGGGCGTAGAGCAGGATCTCGGGCTTCGACGGATCGAAACCGTCGACGATCCAGTCGACCTTGTAGAGGTGGGTGCCCATGTTGGCGGTCTGGATGCGGTCGGAGACGAACCCCTCGGCGCAGGCGGTGTCGATGTCGGCGTGGGCGACGGCGAACGCACTCAACTCGTCGAGTTGGCTCACCAGTTCGGCGAGCTCGGCGGCGTCCATCTGGAGTTCGTCGGGGATGTCGGCACCGGACTCGTGCAGTTCCTTGAGTTCGAGGTACGAGCACGGCAGCTCCACGTCTTGGCAGCGCACGGTGTCGTCGAGCGGACCCTCGACGAGCGTGGGGACGACGCCGAACGAGTTCTCGCGGAACACGTAGCGGGAGTAGCCGGGCGCACCGCCGGCGGCGAACGTCAGCCCCTCGGGGAACTGCGCGTCGGCTCCCGCCTGGTCGAAGGCGGCGGCCTGCTCGATGTAGGCGTTGATCTGCTCGAGCGTCTTCGCCTCCGACGGGTCGATCGTCGTCGTGGTCTCGACGATGGTCGTGTCGGGCGCATCGGTGACCGGCGGCGGGGCGTCGGTGGTGGGCGAAGCGGGCGCACTCGTCGGCACGGCGGTGGCCGGAGCGGTCTCGGCCGTGGTCTCGGTGGTGGCGTCGTCGGAGCCTGCGCAGGCTGCTGCGACGAGCGCGCCCACGACCAGAACGGCCGCTGTTCGTTTGCCCATGGTGTGGATCCCCCAGATCAGCACGTGTCGTGCGTCTCCGACGATAGCCGCGATCGTCGATCTGAGGTTCCGGCAGGCAGGGCGTCGATAGCCTCCACCGCATGGAGTTGACCGTTCTCGGAGCCACCGTTCGTCACGCGATCGATCACGTCGAGGTGTTCCCCGCGCCCGACGGGATCTCGACGGTGACGTTCACCAACGACGAGCTCAACTCGATGTGCCCCGTCACCGAGCAACCCGACCTGTCGACGGTCGTCATCGAATACACACCCGACGAGTGGTGCATCGAGTCGAAGAGCCTCAAGCTCTACCTGTGGGGGTTCCGTGACCGCGCCGTGTTCGCCGAAGCGCTGGCGGCCGAGATCGCCGGCGAAGTCATGAACACGGCGAAGCCGACCGAGGTCACCGTCACGCTCACGCAGCGCCCACGCGGCGGCATCGAAGTGCGCGCCGTCAGCCACCTCACCCGCTGAGCCCACACGCCGAGAGCGCACTCCCGGC contains:
- a CDS encoding phytanoyl-CoA dioxygenase family protein produces the protein MLTTEQVASFERDGFLVVPDFVSGDACARLRERALEIVDDWEPTEHRSVFTTNEQERESNDEFLNSGATTWCFFEEGAFDADGALAQPKELSINKIGHAQHDLDDVFEQFAYDPDLAEVAADLGLADAMALQSMYIFKQPRIGGEVTCHQDATFLYTDPITVTGFWFAIEDATIDNGCLWAAPGEHRSPLRQLFKRNDLDDPAAADGTVFDVLDPSPLPSPPTDVGDPSSGRLVPLEVPAGTLVALHGLLPHWSGPNRSATSRHAYSLHCISDAADYPDWNWLQRPDDMPLRPLAR
- a CDS encoding adenosine kinase encodes the protein MPETSSSATPRPARFDVAGIGNALVDVIAHADDEFLAAHELVKGSMTLVETERAVELYAALDGAVEMSGGSAANTMCGVASFGGRAAYIGKVNSDDLGDVFGHDMRAVGVAFRGGGRDHGTPTGRCVIVVTPDAERTMNTYLGVSSFLQPGDVDDETVADSTVLYMEGYLFDRDDAKAAFRHAARIAHDNGRTVSLTLSDSFCVDRHRADFRALVADEVDLLFGNEDELLSLYEVESFDEAVAALRAECRLAAITRGADGCVIITADEVIEVDAVPVQQVLDTTGAGDLFASGFLYGFTSGADLRECGRLGSVAAAEVISHVGPRPLVELHTLA
- the moaC gene encoding cyclic pyranopterin monophosphate synthase MoaC, translating into MSDLEFTHLDPHGRARMVDVTPKEPTHRRAVARCKVFMKPETTAAIANREVKKGDVLSVARVAGIQAAKRTSDMIPLCHPLLIGAVSVNFEIGDDYVAIEAHVDCVERTGVEMEALHACSTAALTVYDMCKSADRGMTIGELALWEKTGGKSGTYRRSSEV
- a CDS encoding phospho-sugar mutase, with the protein product MVETPQLTAALRTAGAWLDAEPDDDIRRELDELISAARAGDAAAGDDLIARFAGRLQFGTAGLRAAVAAGSMRMNRLVVRQAAAGLGRWLQEQESAGVVERAAERGVVIAHDARRKSDLFALDTARVLAAMGIRSMLHPGVQPTPVLAWSITGLDAAAGVVVTASHNPPADNGYKVFLDTGSQIVSPIDEEISACIETVDPLSIALAPEDDHLIQRLDHSWQEAYVASVPDVRLRPEVPGVPVAYTAMHGVGAETIEMAFTAAGFDTPIPVVEQHVPDGTFPTVSFPNPEEPGAMDLLLATASESGAAIALANDPDADRLGVAIPQPDGSWRKLSGDEIGWLFADHILANTSGDDRLVVTTLVSSSLLARMAAAYGVHSEETFTGFKWIGKIATERVKVGQRFVFGYEQALGYLVAPRPLDKDGITAAVMMAEIAACAEADGTTVQGRLDAIAAQYGQYVTAELSVRLDPKVGARWVASIEAAPPSDVGDRAVTSVATYPEANLVRLMLDGGVRLQIRPSGTEPKVKLYGEAVDVDADVLHDLLAALASSAP
- a CDS encoding M1 family metallopeptidase; the encoded protein is MADATSPDPYRLPTHVRPTRYDVRLRPSLDDSSFVGSVRIHVEAEAPTDTFVLNAAELDITACTFDGAPASFTLDEANEQLTITASNAMTLTTGTLNIEFTGSLNDKLRGFYRSTYVDGDGNEQVIATTQMQATDCRRAFPCWDEPEYKAVFGITLDVDDDLTAISNGREIERTSSDGRTVIRFADTMVMSSYLVAFVVGRLEATEPVDVDGIPLRIVHVPGKSALTDFGLDVGAFCLRWFQEYYGIAYPSDKVDLVALPDFAAGAMENLGCITFRESVLLVDPATSTQDEQQRVADVVAHELAHMWFGDLVTMRWWNGIWLNEAFATFMEIAACDAYRPDWQRWTSFGLERSAAFDVDSLASTRPVEFEVRSPADCEGMFDVLTYQKGGALLRMLEQYLSPESFREGVNHYLRTHSYANTETNDLWDAIEATSGEPVRRIMDSWIWQPGYPILTASLVDGALELSQQRFGFTTSDDDTIWAIPVHVRNGDDTTRLLLDAAGPVSVPLADPDGAVVVNAGGHGFFRVAYDSELRSRLSGDVLASMSTLERYSLVDDAWSATVAGQMSAADLLDMLMGFGDERELAVWQAITVALRGLSRLLDDEPLERFREMVRSLVGPALTALGDPTDDESDLTSTLRGLLTSTLGVLGNDADTIARCREMFAAATDDPRSVDPELTSAATSVVAATGSVADYELMIAGFETPSTPQNQLRHLYALTSFDDADLMQRTCDYAMSDAVKTQNAPFVLRMAIANRHHGAQAWRFLRDHWADAVDRFPSNTISRMIDSVKLLTDPELVDEVQQFFAEHPIEQALKTQEQILERQRVNAALHARESAALASHVR
- a CDS encoding maleylpyruvate isomerase family mycothiol-dependent enzyme; this encodes MDLPYDALDVLQTNGVAFIDLVSSADPDLMISACPGWRVSDLANHQAEVWNFWAHIVADGITERTALRAIQTPARVDGPELVDWLAATHNALFSALVDAPLDQPAWTWTGATLDAAWVRRRMALESAMHRHDLATTVRVPYDVPTVVAADGIDEFLTYFCGRERREGEMKVGGTVHLHCTDMPEGQQDRGEWYISNVKEPSCTFTREHRKGDAAVRGPAQSLWLWLWRRDKRGDDSIEVIGKEEVARRFRAYTDLD